A window of Aequoribacter fuscus genomic DNA:
CGCCGGTGGCGTAATAATCCAAGAAGAACAGAGGCTCAGCACCCGCGACCACGAGATCATTAACGCACATCGCGACCAAATCGATACCAATCGTGTCGTGCTGTTGGAGTTGCATAGCTAGCTTCAATTTTGTGCCCACGCCGTCTGTGCCGCTGACTAACACGGGCTCTTTGTAGCCTGCAGGTATCGCACACATCGCGCCGAAGCCACCCAATCCGCTCAAAACTTCTGGGCGTCGTGTTCTAACGGCGACGTCTTTGATGCGGTCAACAAGGGCTTCGCCGGCATCGATGTCAACACCGGCGTCTTTGTAGGTAAAACCTGTAGCTTCAGTCATGGTGAGTAGGGCTCGATCTGCAAAATGCGCATTCTACGTTTTTTCGCCATGAAATGCATGAACTAACATCGGTACAGTTACACAAGAGGCGCGTCTTGATACACTTGGATTTTCATTATTTCGGGATTCGCTGTGCGAATATCATTAGTCGTATTGATGACCATCGCTCTGCTGTTCAGTGTGATAGCGCGCTCTCAAGAAAACGGTGTATTCAGAGCGACAGCAGAAATCGAGAGTCAATCTGCCAGTGAGTTAGATGCAGGTGCTAATCTGGCGCTTTTGTCACTACTCAAATCTATGACTCTTGAAACTGAGCAAACGAAACTCACCCCAATTTTGAGTCAAGGGAAGTCCCTGCTAAAGCAGGCAATTTTTTTGGGGGTGCGCGACGCGTCATCCGGGAGCAGACAAGTCGTTTCTTACGAGTTTGATGCTCAAGCGCTCACTCAGGCCATTTTTGCAGAGGGCCTAGGATTGGTTCCAGCCGATCGGCCCAAACCTCTTTTGTGGTGGGTCGTGAGTGACCTCAATGGCGATGTCAGATACCTCGATGCCCGCCGCGATTTCGCGCTTGTTGAAGGCGTGAAGACTCTCCTAGATGAGTATCGTTTGGATTTTGATTTACCGTTATACGACTTAACCGATACTGTGACGGTGTCCCCTGATGCGCTATGGCAAAGCCAGAGGGTACCCTTAGCGAGGGCGATGCAGCGCTATCAACCCCAAGTGCAAAGGGTGATTAAATGGGCTGAGCTCACCGATAACCGGATTCTGCTGAGCGTTCTATCTGTAGAGGAAGGTCGCTTAAACACGCAACTGGAGGCGTTATACGCCGATAAAACAAAGGCGGTATCAGCCTTGGTTGAACTGCTTGTGCGTCGCGCTCGCAGTGAGTTGGCCGTCAGGGCGGATGAAGCTGATTTGCCCAACATCGTGATTGATGGGTTGACCAATTTCCAAGATTATCGTCGGATTATGCGTGCGCTCGAGGCTAACGTGTTTGTCGAGTCAGTTCGTGTTATCCGTCTGGATGGTCAAAGTTTAACGTTGGGCGTCGAGTCGCCTGTTTCTAGGGAACAATTCAAGCAAATCGTGCGGGACGCTTTGGGTCTTGACTTTATCGAGGTTAATGAACTCGGTATGCGCTTTGGGCTCGGTCGATGAGCTTTTTAACGCGACAACTCACGCTGAATGTGCAGTTGCCTGATGGATTCACGTTTGACAATTTTGTTTTCAATGAAAACCGGTTGTTGGTGCGAGAGCAGTTAGAAGGTGCCGATTCTATTTGGCTAACCGGTGCTTACTCTACCGGTAAAACACACCTTCTAAGCGCACTGGTCTGCGCAAATGACCAAACAGCGTTGTATTTGCCCGCGGATGAACTGATCGCATCGTGTGATCCGACCATGCTGGATGGGCTTGAGGCAACCGATTGCCTGGTCTTCGACGACATTGATAAATTGGCTCACACTCCGGCCTGGTCGGAGGCACTCTTTCATTTATTCAATCGGCATCACGCCCAAGGAGGGCGCTGGGTGTGTTCGTCGCAGGTCGCCCCTCGATATGTCGACACGCCGCTGGCCGATCTTCGGTCGCGCTTCACCTTGTTTCCAGCCTTTGAGCTCGCTAATTACAACGATCAGGAGCGAGTGAAAATATTCAGTGAACGCGCGCGATTTAGAGGCATAAAAGTGAATGAGGATGTTTATCCTTACATAACGAATCATCTACCGCGCGATCTCAAGTACTGGTTACAACTGCTGGACCAGCTAGATCAAGCGAGTTTGGCCGAGCAGCGTAAAGTGACGATACCGCTGGTGAAATCGGTGTTGCAGCAGAACGAGTCATTGAATAAGCAACTGTCACTGCCCTAGTTGCGTGTTCTGCTCGCCTCAATCTCCTGTCCGAGAGGTATTGCCAATTCCAACGGTGCCAAGTGGAGATAACGTCGCAAATAATGCACCAGTAAATACAAGGGTGCGGTGTCCAGCAGTGCGACGACCGCTTTGAACGCGTAGTTACTTAAAATTAATACCAGCATCGTTTGGAAGGTGAGTTCATCTCGCAGGAAGGCTGCGCCGAAGGTAACCGTCACTACCATGGTGGCGTCGACCCACTGGCTCACTAGCGTACTTAAGTTGTTTCTTAGCCAGAGGTGGCGTCCCTTGGTGAGCCGCTTCCAAAAGTGAAACAGCTGCACGTCACAATACTGCGCTGCAATGTAGGCGAGCATAGAGGCAAAGACGGCGCCTGACGTGGTCGCATAAATCAAGCTGTACAGTTCGATCGATCCTGAGACGATTTGTCCATTGGGGAGGGCTACGGGTTCGCTGAGTTGCAACACTTGCCAGGGAGGAAGTGTGTCGGCGGGCACCGAGGGTACGATATTACCGAGTGTTAGAACCAACAAGATTAGTATGTTGATACCCAAACCGACACTCACCAAAAAGTTGGCACGGCTACGCCCATAGAGCTCACAAATCAAATCCGTGCACAGAAAGGTGAGTGGGTAGGGGAGTACGCCGACAGCTAAGGCTAGTGGTCCTAGCTGCACGAAACGCGTAATGCCAATAACATTCAGTAAGGTCATAGCCGACAGAAATACGCCAGCAAGCACCAAAAATACGCGTTCGCGTCGTTCAAAAATGATGGCTGTGCTTGGCCCCTCTGACATGATCCTAGCTCTCTTTCTGTCCAAGATTTAAATGAAATACACTGCCGTTGATTGCCGGGTTGTCGTGGCAAAATACAACGCCACTGGCGATTTCATTGGGCTGAACCAGCCGAGAAAAGCTGTTCAAGGCCCCGATGGCGTTAATGACTTCGGTGTTGTCGCCCAAGTGGGTTCTTAGCATTTCGGTGTCGGTAAAGCCTGGGCAAACCATGGCTGTGTGAATGCCTGAGCCCATTAAGTCCTGGCAGGTGGCGCGCATCATACCCAGTTGAGCGTGCTTTGAAATGACATAGCTGAAAGATCCGGGCACGGCTTTTTCAGCCAATGTTGATCCGACGTAGACGATGCTAGAGCCCTCTCTCATGTAAGGCAGCAGAGCCTGGTTTAAGCGGTTGATTCCAACAATATTGGCTTCTAGTACGGCTCGCAAATCGTCATCAGCGCAGGCATCTACACGATCTTTGTTCATTCGTGCCGCGTTGTGTACCAAACAGATCTTAGCTTCAGGATCGAGACTTAATTTTATCTGTTGTGCTAGGGCGTCAATTGATTCGGCTGATGTGAGGTCAGTGGGTATCGATATCGCTTCTGTATGCGGGCATGGACGCCGCGCAACAGCAATGACGGTGTCGCCGCGGTCTAAAAATGCTTTCGCTGTTGCCGCGCCAATACCGGCGCTTGCTCCGGTGATAATTGCGACGGTTGGCCTTGCGTCTGACATAGGGTTATCCTTTGTTGTAGGTAGCTCAATAGTTGGTATCCCGAAGCATTAATGAACCAATCGGACTTAGGGCTCGTAAACTTGCTCACAGACATTTATGCCAAGGATCCACATGTCACGACTGATCACCTTACGCATCGGTAAGCAAAGCCACAAGTTTTCGGCAGCGCACTTTACCATTTTTTCGGCGACCGATCGCGAACGATTACACGGGCACAACTACTCTGTGTGTTTACGCATCGTCGCTGCAATAGGACCAGAAGGCTTCTCTGCAGATTACAATGTTTATAAAAAACGTCTGCAAGACCTCTGTGACGCTTATGACGAATACATGTTGCTTGCGGGCGATTCGCCGCATTTAAATATCGACTCGCAAGGCGATCAGCTCAGAGTGATTTTTAACGGGCAAACGATGTATTTTCGAGCAGACGAGACACTTGTGCTGCCCATGGTCAACATAACGGTTGAAGAGCTTTCTTATTTTTTGCTTCAGCGTTTGCTTGACGATTTCGACGATCCTTTAGTCCAAGAGTTGGAGTTAGGCGTCGCGTCGGGCCCCGGGCAAGAGGCGAGTTCACGCTGGATTCGTGAAGCCAATTAAAAAAATTGTGTTTGATTGGTAATTTTTTACAAAAAAATGCGACTTTATGGGAACTAAGCGTAAAAGCCTTGGTCTGAGTAAGTGCCAAGGTTGTGAATACTGCGTTGGCGTGTTGCTCCTTCAGGCTCGATTGGGTTCGAGCCGCACATCCCCCGGAGGAAAGAATCCTCCATTGCCGGCGACCTTATAACCGCCGGCTTTTTTTTGCCTGTTAATTTGTTTGCGCGAGCAGAGATAGCTCAGTTTGCGGGCCGATTAATACGTCGATAACCTCGCCAGCGGGATTGATGATGACGGTAGTGGGTAGTGCTTTTGGGCGCTCGATACCAAGCTCAGCACTGGGGTCGTAGGGCAAGGTGGGAAATTCGACGCCTAACGTTTGCTCTTGTTCCCTAAGCGCCTCACCGATTTCACCATCAAAATTAACCCCTAATACAGTGACATTATCATGCGCGGCGTGAAGTTGGTTCAGTTCGGGTATTTCCTTGATGCAGGGTTTACACCATTCGGCCCAGTAGTTTACGAAGACCCATTGCCCTTTGTATTGTGCGATTGAAACTTGATCTTCGCCGCCGCAGGCGCTTAACAGGCACAGCGCCAGTGCGCTAACAAATATTCTAAGCTGGGTCATTTTTGTATCCTTGATTGGGCTATAATCGTTACATACGTTTTAAACAAGGAATTGGATACATGATCTTGCTGCACAATCCCCGCTGCTCTAAATCACGCCAAGCGCTGGCCATTTTAGAAGAGCGCGGTTGCGATTTCCAAACGCGTTTGTATCTGGAAGAGCCTTTGTCCAAATCAGAGTTGCAAGAAATTTTGGGTTTTTTGAGTATGGAGCCGTCCGAGTTGGTGCGAAAAGGCGAGCAGGCCTACAAAGACGGAAATTTGAAATCGTCCACTGAGGAAGAAATCTTAGACGCCATGTTGATCGAGCCAAAGCTGATAGAGCGTCCGATTTTAGTGGTGAGTGGGAAAGCGGTCGTGGGACGTCCCCCTGAAAACGTACTGGAGTTAATCTCCTAGCATGGCGGCGAACCCCTATATTTTAGTTTTGTATTATTCGCGGACAGGTCATACGGCCAAATTAGCCGACTGCGTCGCACGAGGTGTTGAACAAGTTGCGGGTATGGAAGCGAGGATTCGCATTGTGCCGCCCGTTGCCCCGACGACCGATGAAGTGCAAGACCCCGTGCCGTCCGACGGGCCAATCTACTGTGAGCTCGATGATTTAGAGGAATGCTCAGGATTAATTCTGGGTTCGCCTACTCGCTTTGGAAACATGGCGGCGCCGCTCAAGTTTTTTTTGGAGCAAACCAGTTCCCTTTGGTTATCGGGTGTATTAGTCGATAAGCCCTGTGCAGTATTTACCTCCAGCGGAAGTCTGCATGGAGGCCAAGAATCGACCCTGTTATCTATGCTCATTCCCTTGCTGCATCATGGGATGTTACCCGTGGGTTTGCCCTACACTCAGGCGCGCCTTATGACGACAACAACTGGCGGGACACCTTATGGGGCGAGCCATGTTTCTGGGCACGCGGGTGGAAGTGAACTTAGCGACGATGAGGGTGCTCTGGCGATTGCGCTGGGCAAACGCGTCGCATCATTAGCGCAGAGGTTGCACGCATGAAGCCTTGGAGTGAACTGAGCAAGCGAGCCCAAGTCGCTTATGTGTTTCTGGTTGTGGCTTGGTCAGTATTATTGCTCTACCAGATCGGCATCATAGCCGTTTACGGAGAGCCTTGGATTGTCTGGGTGGGCCGTCTGGGGCCATTGTTACTGTTTGCCTTTGGTTTGTTTGAGCGCCGTCCACGCAGCATCATTTGGCTGTGCTTTGTGAGTCTGATGTATTTTATCGCGGGGGTGGAGCGCTTGTTTGCGACGCCGTCGGACTGGCTAGCTTGGTTAGCGATGGACGCTATCGTGTCAATATTCGTTGCTGGAATGTTGTACGTGCGCTGGCAGTCTCGTGACCAACGCACCGAGGGTTGACCTTACTCGAAGGGTTTTGGCGGTATCAGCGGTTCTATCGTTGTGACTGCTTTGTCGTAGATCGCTTGCACTGGGGTCGTGTTGCCCGCCTCGACGCGTCGTGAAATCATGGTTACTGGAAACAAAAAGTTGTCGGTTCCGTTTAACTGTAAGGCACGCGAACGCCCCAGGTCGTCTTCATAAATAACCCATTCCATGCCCAGTTTTTCGGCGAGTAGATCCCCCAAAATAATCCCCATAGCTTGCAATTCTTGGCGCTGGTGGGGCAATACTTTGCCCTCGCTGAGCAATCGCTGTAGCACTGGCACGTCAAAGCTCGGATCGCCTGTGAAGCTGCTGCCTAGGCTGCGACGGACGATATCTTCGATTAAATTACGTTGAGAGCGCATGTACTGGTTGTCTAGGTAGGACAATTCATTGACGGTGAACTTCGGTTTATCCATCAAGCCATAAACTTCGGGCTGCGCAAAACCCGGTGCCACGTACACAACGCTTGAAAGCACGATGGCGAGTAATGTTCTGATAAAGGACATAATCACTCTCTATTTGTTGAGAAATCGATACAACATTTCTGGTAAACTCCGAGTTTAGCACGAGCGGTTTGCCAGCGCTTGAACAGAGTGCATAATGGCGACGCCAATTATAACGGGAAATAAGTTTTGACAGATACCTCATCACTCACTAAAACATTTGATGTTAAAGGTAGTATCGTTGCCTTAGTGACGCCCATGATGTCGGGTGGGCAGATCGACTGGGAAGCTCTTGAAGCCTTGCTGGAGTGGCATTTGGCCTCGGGCACAGCTGCGATAGGCGCAGTGGGTACGACTGGTGAAAGCGCGACCTTAACGGTTCCCGAACACTGCGAAGTCATTGGGTTCTGCGCACGTTGGTCCAAGGGGCGTATCCCCATCCTTGCTGGCACTGGGGCGAACTCGACTCGAGAAGCGATCGAACTCTCTCTTGCCGCGGTAGACGCGGGGGCTGATGCGTGTTTGTCCGTAACGCCGTATTACAATAAGCCCACGCAGGCTGGCATGATTGCGCATTTCAAGGCAATTGCCGACGCGGTATCCATACCCCAAGTCTTGTATAACGTGCCGGGTCGCACCAGCGTAGACCTCAACAATGAGTCGGCACTGGCCTTGTTTGAGCACCCAAGGATTGTTGCTATTAAAGATGCTACGGGCGACCTGGCTCGCGGTGCTGATCTTATCGCTCGCGCACCAGAGCATATCCATGTTTACTCAGGTGATGACGGCACTGCGGCTCGACTAATCATGAGCGGTGGGGCTGGAAATATTTCTGTGACGGCTAACGTTATCCCCAAGACGATGGCGCAATTGTGCCAGGCCGCGCTCGAGGGTAATGCCGCTGAAGTTGAGGCGATCAGTGAGCGCATTCGCAAGCTGAACCAAGCCTTGTTTTTAGAGTCCAATCCAATACCCGTAAAATGGGCCTTGGCACACACGGGGCGTATTGGCGATGGTATTCGCTTGCCACTCACGCCTCTAAGTGAACAATACCATGCCGAATTAGCGGCAGCGCTGGATGCGTGTAAGGAGAATTCGTGAACAACCCTATTATTAAGTCCGTTGCAGTAGGATTCTTGGTCGTTAACGTATCAGCGTGCGGATATTTATTCGGTGAGCAGGGTCTGTTTCCGAGCAAAGCGGACGACTACAAAAAATCCAAGGAAGAGCCTCTGCTCACGTTGCCGGAGGGGGTGCAGTCTAGTCATATCGAGGAAGTCTATTCGATACCCCCGGTCGAGAACGCTTATGTATCCCCCGTTGAATTTGAAGCACCGCGCCCCCAACCCCTGGTGGCTGCGACCGCGGCTGATACTGTGCGCATCCAAAAGTTGGGTGAGGAAAGTTGGGCGTTGGTCAACGTCGCGCCGGGACAGCTTTGGCCCCAAGTGCGCAGTTTTCTAGCCAGCGTTAACTGGCCTGTTGCTGCTGTTGATCCGCAGGCAGGTATTATCGACACCCAGTATTTACCGTTGAAAGATGATGAGCGTGAGGCCCGATTCCGATTGCGTGTCGAGCGAGGCGTTCAGCGTGGAACCAGCGAATTACATGTCGTACACATGTACCGCGCGGTTGACGACGCTTGGCCCGACAGGTCAGATGATTTTAAGATTGAGTCCGATGTGCTCCAAAGTATTGCGCAATACATTGCAAATAGCACCGAAGAGGCGTCAGTTTCCATGATCGCAGATCGTTCGATCAGTGCAGAAGGTAAAATGCGCAGTGTCGATGTCTCGGCTAACGAGGCATATCTCGAGCTCGAACTCCCGTTTGATCGCGCTTGGGCTTCTTTGCAGATAGCGCTTGAAAACTCGGGTTTTGGCGTTGATGACCTCAACCGTAGCGAAGGCACCTACTACGTCACCTACAAAGGTGATAATGCGGACGAAGATGAGGGTTGGTTTGGCTGGTTGTTCAGCGATGATGAAAACCCGCTTATCGGGCAAGGGTTTACGGTAACCCTTAAGACGCTCCAAAACGACGTGCAAGAAATACGTCTAAACCCGGTAACACCCGCGGAAATTCCTGAGCGCGGTCAACCGATGTTGATTTCGGTCATCAAAGGCAATATCAATTAAGTAGGCGCTGCGCGGTATGCAGCTGGCTTCAATTGGCAGTGGGAGCAAGGGTAACGGTACCTTGCTTCGCACTCGCTCAGCATGCGTCCTTATCGACTGCGGCTTCTCGCTAAAAGAGACTGAGCGTCGGTTGGCAACGCGTGGCCTGTCGGGAAAGGATCTCACGGCGATATTGGTGACGCACGAGCACGGCGATCATATT
This region includes:
- a CDS encoding DUF2066 domain-containing protein codes for the protein MRISLVVLMTIALLFSVIARSQENGVFRATAEIESQSASELDAGANLALLSLLKSMTLETEQTKLTPILSQGKSLLKQAIFLGVRDASSGSRQVVSYEFDAQALTQAIFAEGLGLVPADRPKPLLWWVVSDLNGDVRYLDARRDFALVEGVKTLLDEYRLDFDLPLYDLTDTVTVSPDALWQSQRVPLARAMQRYQPQVQRVIKWAELTDNRILLSVLSVEEGRLNTQLEALYADKTKAVSALVELLVRRARSELAVRADEADLPNIVIDGLTNFQDYRRIMRALEANVFVESVRVIRLDGQSLTLGVESPVSREQFKQIVRDALGLDFIEVNELGMRFGLGR
- the hda gene encoding DnaA regulatory inactivator Hda: MSFLTRQLTLNVQLPDGFTFDNFVFNENRLLVREQLEGADSIWLTGAYSTGKTHLLSALVCANDQTALYLPADELIASCDPTMLDGLEATDCLVFDDIDKLAHTPAWSEALFHLFNRHHAQGGRWVCSSQVAPRYVDTPLADLRSRFTLFPAFELANYNDQERVKIFSERARFRGIKVNEDVYPYITNHLPRDLKYWLQLLDQLDQASLAEQRKVTIPLVKSVLQQNESLNKQLSLP
- a CDS encoding queuosine precursor transporter, whose protein sequence is MSEGPSTAIIFERRERVFLVLAGVFLSAMTLLNVIGITRFVQLGPLALAVGVLPYPLTFLCTDLICELYGRSRANFLVSVGLGINILILLVLTLGNIVPSVPADTLPPWQVLQLSEPVALPNGQIVSGSIELYSLIYATTSGAVFASMLAYIAAQYCDVQLFHFWKRLTKGRHLWLRNNLSTLVSQWVDATMVVTVTFGAAFLRDELTFQTMLVLILSNYAFKAVVALLDTAPLYLLVHYLRRYLHLAPLELAIPLGQEIEASRTRN
- a CDS encoding SDR family NAD(P)-dependent oxidoreductase produces the protein MSDARPTVAIITGASAGIGAATAKAFLDRGDTVIAVARRPCPHTEAISIPTDLTSAESIDALAQQIKLSLDPEAKICLVHNAARMNKDRVDACADDDLRAVLEANIVGINRLNQALLPYMREGSSIVYVGSTLAEKAVPGSFSYVISKHAQLGMMRATCQDLMGSGIHTAMVCPGFTDTEMLRTHLGDNTEVINAIGALNSFSRLVQPNEIASGVVFCHDNPAINGSVFHLNLGQKES
- a CDS encoding 6-pyruvoyl trahydropterin synthase family protein, with amino-acid sequence MSRLITLRIGKQSHKFSAAHFTIFSATDRERLHGHNYSVCLRIVAAIGPEGFSADYNVYKKRLQDLCDAYDEYMLLAGDSPHLNIDSQGDQLRVIFNGQTMYFRADETLVLPMVNITVEELSYFLLQRLLDDFDDPLVQELELGVASGPGQEASSRWIREAN
- a CDS encoding TlpA family protein disulfide reductase produces the protein MTQLRIFVSALALCLLSACGGEDQVSIAQYKGQWVFVNYWAEWCKPCIKEIPELNQLHAAHDNVTVLGVNFDGEIGEALREQEQTLGVEFPTLPYDPSAELGIERPKALPTTVIINPAGEVIDVLIGPQTELSLLAQTN
- the arsC gene encoding arsenate reductase (glutaredoxin) (This arsenate reductase requires both glutathione and glutaredoxin to convert arsenate to arsenite, after which the efflux transporter formed by ArsA and ArsB can extrude the arsenite from the cell, providing resistance.), with the translated sequence MILLHNPRCSKSRQALAILEERGCDFQTRLYLEEPLSKSELQEILGFLSMEPSELVRKGEQAYKDGNLKSSTEEEILDAMLIEPKLIERPILVVSGKAVVGRPPENVLELIS
- the wrbA gene encoding NAD(P)H:quinone oxidoreductase, with the protein product MAANPYILVLYYSRTGHTAKLADCVARGVEQVAGMEARIRIVPPVAPTTDEVQDPVPSDGPIYCELDDLEECSGLILGSPTRFGNMAAPLKFFLEQTSSLWLSGVLVDKPCAVFTSSGSLHGGQESTLLSMLIPLLHHGMLPVGLPYTQARLMTTTTGGTPYGASHVSGHAGGSELSDDEGALAIALGKRVASLAQRLHA
- a CDS encoding DUF2069 domain-containing protein gives rise to the protein MKPWSELSKRAQVAYVFLVVAWSVLLLYQIGIIAVYGEPWIVWVGRLGPLLLFAFGLFERRPRSIIWLCFVSLMYFIAGVERLFATPSDWLAWLAMDAIVSIFVAGMLYVRWQSRDQRTEG
- a CDS encoding DUF3806 domain-containing protein, producing the protein MSFIRTLLAIVLSSVVYVAPGFAQPEVYGLMDKPKFTVNELSYLDNQYMRSQRNLIEDIVRRSLGSSFTGDPSFDVPVLQRLLSEGKVLPHQRQELQAMGIILGDLLAEKLGMEWVIYEDDLGRSRALQLNGTDNFLFPVTMISRRVEAGNTTPVQAIYDKAVTTIEPLIPPKPFE
- the dapA gene encoding 4-hydroxy-tetrahydrodipicolinate synthase — its product is MTDTSSLTKTFDVKGSIVALVTPMMSGGQIDWEALEALLEWHLASGTAAIGAVGTTGESATLTVPEHCEVIGFCARWSKGRIPILAGTGANSTREAIELSLAAVDAGADACLSVTPYYNKPTQAGMIAHFKAIADAVSIPQVLYNVPGRTSVDLNNESALALFEHPRIVAIKDATGDLARGADLIARAPEHIHVYSGDDGTAARLIMSGGAGNISVTANVIPKTMAQLCQAALEGNAAEVEAISERIRKLNQALFLESNPIPVKWALAHTGRIGDGIRLPLTPLSEQYHAELAAALDACKENS
- the bamC gene encoding outer membrane protein assembly factor BamC, which gives rise to MNNPIIKSVAVGFLVVNVSACGYLFGEQGLFPSKADDYKKSKEEPLLTLPEGVQSSHIEEVYSIPPVENAYVSPVEFEAPRPQPLVAATAADTVRIQKLGEESWALVNVAPGQLWPQVRSFLASVNWPVAAVDPQAGIIDTQYLPLKDDEREARFRLRVERGVQRGTSELHVVHMYRAVDDAWPDRSDDFKIESDVLQSIAQYIANSTEEASVSMIADRSISAEGKMRSVDVSANEAYLELELPFDRAWASLQIALENSGFGVDDLNRSEGTYYVTYKGDNADEDEGWFGWLFSDDENPLIGQGFTVTLKTLQNDVQEIRLNPVTPAEIPERGQPMLISVIKGNIN